ACTAAAGAGCCATATATGTTTCAACCCACACAGCTGAGCAACGTAACTGTTTACGTTTTGAACTAAAAATGAGCGAGGATGGAACAACACATGGCGACGTTGCCAAACGTTTCCCTTCATGATTCAATTCCCATTATGAAAAATTATCAATTtctcattcttttttatttgataataaatcaaatcaatcgcATCACATATTACTTGGTAATCCAATTGTGACTATTTCAACGATTTTTGACAGCGTCCTGCTCCGGGATTCAGGACTCATGAACACACGCCGAGACATGGGAAACTGTGGAATGTGGACTTTCGTTCGGAATATTTTGCGGCTTTGCgccataaaaaattattttagcaaaCTTATTAGCAGTTATAACAATCAAGAATGCTGCAAGTAAGCCGATTTGGGATATCAATACATGTTTCGTAATTGTCGTAAAGTAGCCTACATAATCGAAAAGTAATTTAAACTCTCAAACTTTTATATGTAGAATTGCCTGTTTTACATTTCAAGAAAGTGATTTCCGGACAATTGAAGGCCATTCTTCTGCGCCTTACAACCACTTTACTAAGTAGCCCGTTTGTATATGAAAATTTGGAATGAGAGTGCTACATGAGACCGGCACTGGAATTCATGCGATAAATGACGCAATTTTGccattcaaagaatttgatatAAACGGTGCGTAGTATCACTTGATAACCTTGGAAAACAGCTCAGGTGGAAAAGAGAGGGAACGAATCTCGCCCGTAGGGCATTTACAGTCGAATGCGGCCACCAGGTGAGTGGAGAACTCTTTCACCGTTCTTCAGTTCCTTCTGCTGCCAAGCCCAGGTAAGGGCGTCAACAAAAAAGCTCTCATCTAAAAGTTTACCTCAAGTTTGGCATGATCATTTTATCAACCATTTCAACATGAATATCCTCTCACTGCTCGCTATCGGAGTGATTCTTCTCGTGCCCGATGTCCACGGTGAGTAAATGTTGGCcacttattaaaaattaacaaaagattagactggaaaagaaaaaaaaaacgtagctCAGTCATGGTGAAAGTGGGTCGCGAGATGTATGCTGTTTTGAGCCATGAAAGTTGGCTGACTTTTATTTTGCTTGTGGTCGTAACACAGGTGCTGTAAAGCGCTGCTTCAAGTGCCGTTCCAGAGGCGAACTAGGCGATTGCCGCAATCCGGACGAGAGGACGTCAAGTCTATCGAGCACTGGAAGGAATCCATTCCTTTCGTCAGCTGACAGAGATCAAACGACCCGAAGCAATTCCAATGCTTTTGGGAGCAATTTTGAGAGTTCCGGCTCTTGGGGTGGTGTCGAAGCTGTTCCATGCTCATCGGGGTGGTGCGCCAAAGTGATAGAAGGCAAAGGAACGTTCAAGGCTGaaggtaaacatttttctcaCTGTTTTGCGCCGACAACctgttaattaattaataactgTTATTATTTGTATTAATCATAGAGTACGGAATGGCAACTGAGCGAATGTGTCTGCAACGACCGCCTCAAGATTTACGCGAACGATGTGCCATGACAGTTCGAGGCAATCAAGAAGTGTTCATGTGTTTTTGTAAAGGTGATTTGTGCAACGGTCAACCTTCATTCGCAGCTCCCCTACACCTGATCGCCGGCCTCGCCCTGTCCACTTTATTCATCTGGCGTGCTGTTTGAAAAGTAAATCATTGtgcaatagaaaaagaaaatcaacattCCCTCCACTCATACCACAAACAGCACCTTTGTTTTTCCAAGCAGTTTTTCACAACATTTACTTCGTTGACAGGAAATAAATCATTTTCGTTTCGCTTTTAAGACAAAGTAATGCTTGACTTTCAgactatttttttatgtaaactGCATCTGGTTTATTGACTAAGTATGCGGTCTAAATCAAAACGGAAggaaagaaattgatttaGAAAATGTAGAGCAAGGTGGAAAAAGGAGACTATCTTCTTGAGTACTggacagaagaaaaaacttgacGTTAAGAGAGACGAGTCAAACAAGTGGACACAACCCGCTGGTGGAAAGAAAATCATTATCGTGACCAAATATCTGGATTTCCAAGTTTACAACTATTATTTAATCCAAATCATCTGGTTCTTCCAAATCGGGaacagcgtcgtcgtcgtcgtcatctccTCCGCTGCCGGGAAATCCGCCTGGGAATCCACCAGGGAAGCCACCACCCATGCCTCCTCCTCCCATACCGCCCATTCCCATACCTCCGCCAAACTGAGCAGCCATCTTGTTGATGACGGATTTAATTTTGGGGTTGTTTTCGTATTTGGCATAGTTCTGTGGATTTGCTGACACATCTTGGAAAGCCTGCGCCACTTCCGGGtcctgaaaaataaatgaacgGAAACGAAAAAAGTCGTTTTTACTGGGCTCACTAAAATGCACGGCGATGTTTAATTGCTTTACCTGGAATGCAGCAAGGACTTCGGGATCGTTCAGTAGGGAGCTTATGTCGGGCATACCACCCATGCCTCCCATACCGCCCATGCCTCCCATTCCGCCCATACCACCCATGCCTCCTCCCATTCCGGCGAACGGATTAGCTCCGCCGGAGGATCTTGCTTCACTAGCCTCCCGAGCCTTTTGGTGTTCCTCTTGCGCTCGCCGAATTCTGGCTTGTTTCTCGCGCAGCAATTTCTCTTCGCGGAGGCGCTCATACTTGCGGCGGTGCTCTTCCAGTTTCTTAGCCTGTtgaggggaaataaaaaagacagaaaaaaaaaattaacatttggTTTCTACATTTCTGTTACAAAAAAGGACGAAATGGtcaagtcgtcgtcgtcggataCGTTGGCACCCGGTGATGGATAGTCTCAAGTTCCGTTGGCAAGTCGATGTGGAACAGCTGAACAAAGAGAAGCCCGGGTAAAAAGAGAGGGCGCATGTTAATTTTAAACGAGACGGAACCGCCTCCGTCCATTTTTGTCGTAGCCAGCGCATCCCTTTCCCAAACCTCTCCAAGATGACGTCACTTCTGCTCAAATTGCCTCATCGCAGGACTGCTCGCATCCATCCGGTAGCTAAAATAATCATAACTCATTGGACAAACACCAGTTTGCTAGACGAACCGACGAAATCCTTCTTATAGGACAGCGATAGGCTTAAACAGACCAGCCTTTTCCGCCGATTCCGCTCTCTCGAGCTGCAACTCAATTGGCGCACGAGATATGGAATTGTTGGCTGGGGAGGATCCGC
The sequence above is drawn from the Daphnia pulicaria isolate SC F1-1A chromosome 1, SC_F0-13Bv2, whole genome shotgun sequence genome and encodes:
- the LOC124329592 gene encoding uncharacterized protein LOC124329592, translated to MNILSLLAIGVILLVPDVHGAVKRCFKCRSRGELGDCRNPDERTSSLSSTGRNPFLSSADRDQTTRSNSNAFGSNFESSGSWGGVEAVPCSSGWCAKVIEGKGTFKAEEYGMATERMCLQRPPQDLRERCAMTVRGNQEVFMCFCKGDLCNGQPSFAAPLHLIAGLALSTLFIWRAV